The window GATTGCTTTTGTGTACCTGGTACGCTTCAGATCAGAGAAGCGCCAGGTGCCTCGCTTCGCATCGCTTCTCGCTTCAAGCGAGGAAGCGGTCGCTTTTAACAACGCTGGCTACAGTTTTTAGTTACCGTTTCATATTGTTAGAGTCCAATATGATATCGTGATATCTCAGAATTTTAGATAGCTAAGTAAGATTGTATGATCTCTGAACCTTTTTCTATATAAGTGACCAATTGGAGGTAATGCTTTTGCAGCCAATATAAGAGCAACTGAAACAATCCCCTTTTGCTAGATGAAATTAACATTTAACAAAATCAGAAATCATGAAAATTGCATATTCTTTTGGATGTTCTAATTAAAGAATAATAAACATGCACTGATCCAAAAGAATCGACATTTCCTTGGACTACATGATGCGTTTAAACTTTTCTCACAGTACCTTTTTCACTTTAGTACTAATTGTATTCGTGTTAACGGTAAGCCATGGGTATTACTATCAACTAAAGTTATAAGATCGCTTTTACTTTTGCAGGTTAATGTTTTGACTGCTGGTGTAGTAGCAGGGGCTGCTTTTGGTGCAGGCACCCGAAACTGGAAGCAGGTTGCTGGAGCAACAGGTCTTGTGTGTCTCTTGTGTCATGTTGCTGAGGACTCCAGATAAAATTTCTCTGATTTGCTTAGAAGGGACTAAAATACACTGCAGTAGTGCTGGAAATTGATGGACCCTTGTCTCCATCCATACCAGTCTGTGCCATACTAACTACATCATGTTGATTGAGGAAGCATGGCACAGTGCATGCTTCACGGAATGGAAAACGAAATTCAGCTAATTGAAGTTCatacatgatttttttttttttttttttgtcaatttCATAGGCCACGAGTTTTAGGGAAACAAACCTAACATATGAATTACAAAGCAAGTATATCTTTATCGTTTTCACTTTAAATGGCCCCTAATCCCTATAGGACAATCATAATCCTCTAGGGGACTGTTGCTTGGAGTTGATCATAGGTTGGTTTATCTACATGTTTTTGAATTACACTATGTTATTTGGAGTAAAATCTAGATATGGAACTTGCTGAATCTCTTTTAAAATCCTTTTCATCTTCCTCTCAATTTCATGGATGATTGTATAGTTACCTTAGCTAAGTTGTGCTGACATGAGACAAGCTATTCTTCTCTCCTACTATTTGATTTTTAGTCTTGTGTTTAATGCATTTTCGATTTGATTTGATCTTTTTGTCTAAGTAGACGATAATGGACGTGAAACAATTAAACAAATACTTTATTCTCTTTGTATTCGTGTTGCATACCGTCTACCTTTTAGACTACCCTGTCCCGTTTCATTCTTATACTTCCTCAATGATACCTCTACTATTTTTTATCCAAATTCCATGAAAGTAATTGGTCTGTCGTAAATCATTTTACAAAACACAAGAATAATTGCAATTTTGGTCTTTGAATTACTAATTTATATGGTCTTTTGTTCCTAACTTTAGTCCTTAAGAgaaaggataaaagaaataagaaacgAACAACGAAGAAAAGGATGAAGAAGATAGGTACATTtagaaagcaaaaataaaaaataaaaaaaatacacttGAAAATAACACCAATACCACATCGCTGCATTTTTAAAGCTCAAATGCGTCTCTGAGATAGTCAATTCCTCTCAATGTCATTTCTAATCCAGGAGAGGGGgtaataaatagaaaaaattgaAGATTAAGGGGTAAAGAAAAACCCAATGATTTAGGTAtgtaggttacaaatattgacAACTTTAGGAGGTTTTATACATTAacccaaaagaaaaagttttgcAAGAGGAACTGGACGGGAAAAAGCTGTTATGAAATGTAGTTTTAAAGGTTTATTTATTACGCTTAGGCCCCCGTAGTTTCCCTATTTTCTTAATTCCTGTTGGAACTATAAGGCGGTACTCCCGTTTTGAGCTCCTATTTCAATAAATATTCTCCATATTATTTTAGGAAAATggtaataaaattatcataataAAGTAATCTGTAAGCATGGTATGTTATTGTGAAAAAACTGGAATAAACAGTCTTCCCTTTCATTTAGCAAATTCACTTCCAATAAAATCTTTTTCTAATTTACTACGAGTAACGCTTTAGTGATTACAAAAACTTTATAATAGAGAGATTTAAGGGTATGTCATGATTCAGAAGTTGTAGTTTCTGCGAAGCTTTTGGTTAAGTTTtactttagtttttttttttttttttttttttttataataataaaaattactagtAGTATTTTTAAAGTCTTTACGAAAACTGGCTCGAAGCTCGCCATTGGGTGGACACACATGTGGGTCTTAGTTCGATGAGATTTACTCGCCGAGTGACCTAATTGTGCATCCTAAAAACACTCAACACTTGTCTAATGGTCGAATTGTGTACCCTAAGAACTCAACAATCAGGACTTGTCTAGTGGCCAAATTGTGTTATACTCTAATAACACTCAACTCTCGAGGCTCGTCTAGCAATTCTTATGAAAATCATGTTCCACGGGACGATAATTTATAGAAGTTGGGAAATAATGACAGAAATATGTAAAACATCAGCAGAAAATTGAGCACAATTCAGCCTTCCGGATTTGTAAAGCTATGTTAAGGCTTGCTCACTGCCAAATAAACTACTCTTTAAAATAGTACGGGAGGGAGAATGTGATAAGAAAAAAGAATATAACTTTTTAACGAATTCAAATACATACATCGTATCAGGTCGAGATAATCAAGCTTTAATAAAGATGGATTATCAAACTCAATCTTACAACGAGATGAATTATATGTATAGAGTTGATGAAAGTCTAAACATGGAGTATTAAGTATCACGCAAATCATATAATCACTCAGCTGatttaataaaattttgaagTACAATATCAAATGTTGTACATGTTTAGTGTACTTATTAAATGAGGATTTCATAGCAGTTAAAGTAGAAGAAAGACGGACGGTATTTTTAAGTAAATGTTTAAAACATTAAGGGGTCAAATGATCATAACAGAAAATATTAAGGGGTAGAGGATGTAATTTCCAAAAATTTGAGGTGAACGGAGCGTGAACTCTTTTCATAACCGTATAACTACCCCAGTCTTCTTCCATTGAACTTCATTCAGTATTGAGAAGCTTCCATTCCATACATTTCAACTTCAACTTCGTTTTTCTCCATCGCTGAAAATGAGCAGTTCAGAGAACGTGTTTGCAGAGGTGATTGAAGTTGCAAAGTTCATTGATGAATTTCGCGGTCACTACTTTGCCCTGCCAAGCTACCAGGAAAAAATCGACTTATTGAAGGACCAAATCGAACACGCTCTCGAAAAACTCGACGCAATTCCAATAGGTAACCGAATTCTTAGAAGAATGCATTGAATTCCGAGTTTCTAAATTCAGATGCATGCAATGAATTCTGTTTTAACACGATACGATTAGTATTATGGTCTGAATCATATATGTCTGTATGTTGAATTCTTAGAAAAGAGGGAATCGCAAGATGAGGCAGCAATGTACTTGTATTTGAGAGGAAAACTACTGGATGTATCTCCTGCTTATAATCAGGAAGCAGAACGTCTTCTGACGGATGCTGTGAGTTAAAATTATTTCTATGCATGCTACTATTTTTGTTTTTCCGATTTCTTTTGTTTCTTATCTATCGGTGGATTTCTGTTATAGGTTAAGTTGAATTCCTCTGTGGTGGATGCGTGGATATGCCTAGGAACTTGTGTTTGGAAGAGAGGAGATCTGGATAAAGCTAAAAGTTGCTTCAACTCTGGCCTTGAGCAGGTGCCGTCATTTTATGCATGCTGCTTAATTCTTGAGTTTTAAGTTTCTTTACTTTCCAAAATTTCTGAAGTAATGgatttaattgtatttattgtcTTCAGGATCCGAATAATAAGCAACTATTACTTCAATTATCAGTGCTTGAAAGAAGACAGTGCATAGGCGCAACAGGTAAATATTTTAAATCTGTAGCTACAAGCAATAAGAACACGTAGCATTTTGATTTTGATACCAGCAAGAATCTATAGTAACTGTATTCACATTTTTAACCTTAATTTCTGGATTAGATCTGTAATAATTGTACTGACATTTTTTCTAAGTTCCCAATGCTATTTCTGATTACGCTATTTCTGATTACCTATTGTAATATTCTACTTTTCAGAGGTTGAGAATCCAGTAGAAATCATTAACGACTGTATCAAACATGTCAAGGAAGCAATCGCTCTGGATATCCAGGATGGAATATCATGGTGTAAGACTGCTTTTTTGTACTGAGACCCCCTCTACTTGCCATATACTATGCTATAATTTAGAACTTTGTACAAGACTGAAAAATTGAAGGAACAGAAACTACCTATGTTCTTGAATATGAACATAAAAAGCATCATAAAACTTGTACTTGTCTTGCAAATTGCATGTTATATTTCACTTATAAGCACAGTTATTTTGGTGTCCTGCTATGTGAAATCAGAAGATTGATTATCCATTACCAAAATTTGGTTACATCCAAACTCGGGTTTCTTTAATGATCTTTCATCTTTTCTGGCAGACATCCTAGGAAACTCATGTCTCACTGCCTATTTTGTGACGGGATGTTGGGACATTAATATGCTTCTGCAGTCACTAAAAGCATACAAGAATGCTGTGAGTATGCATCTCGCCAATTTACCTTGGCATTAAAGCTTCCCCACAATATGCCTACTCCGTCGTCTCCCTTTTATCATTTTCCTCATGGGACATTCTGCAGTCTCTCTTCTCATTTTTCTCATGAGCTTCATATTTGTTTATTGACTTCATAACATTTAAGGTTGTTTTGCAGTTTTAGGTCTACATATTTTACTCATAGCCTCCTCTAATTTTGTGTTTTGTTTCAGCTGAAAGATGAGAGGATGAAGATAAGTTCTCATATGTGTTATAACTGCGCGATGGTAAGGCTATTAGCCAATTCTCGTTCTGAATTGTTCTAGCACATAAATTATGTGTATCTGAGATTTTCTTGGAGGTTCGTGGAAGCATGTAAGGAAAGGCTTTCTAGATTCACTTTGATTTAATGCAAGATTGATTGTTGCCTGCTAAAAGCAAACTAAATAGCAAAATCTCTTGATTTTCATTCTGCTTTTGCACCTTGAGCATTTTATGCATAGTCAAGAAAGGACGAGACTTTCAAAGAAGGCATCTATTTTCTTCACCAGCACAATTCACGTCTGCTTATATCATGTTGTTTGCACTTTCTTCCTTCTCAAATTTCAATACAATGTTTTGGTGAATCTATGATTTGGTTCTATAGACGTACAAGTATTTTGAGGACTATGAGACGTCCCTTTCTGGATTTGAAGCTGCTGAATTACTGGATCCTGATCTTAATGGTCTAGAGCAAGCATTTAATCTGTATGAGATTCTTGAGGGaataaactctttccttcaggtAAGTTTATTTAATTGTGGCTATTTCTTATAAACTATTTGCAGTCATATTTTCTTTGTTCAGTTGGGAGACATTAAGAAATTCATGATAGACTGCAATAGAATTCTAAGAGAATTATGTTAAGTCTCAGCAAACAATATCAGCTTAAAAGAGTTGGTTAAGGTGCCATAATCCATGAGATCACACATTTGATTAATCATTGatttttcaaagtctgaagcagtGAAGCTCCCAGTTAGGGAATCTTCCCATTAAAGGATTATAATGACCAATGATCCACGTATATTGTCTGTCACAAGTGTGGAACTCAAGCTTGAGTTATTGCATCATCAGAATTACATGCATATACTGTGGATGTGTTTCACGTACTAACAACATGATATTTGTATCTTGAGATATGCTTTCAAGTGCTGCTCTATATCTGCAAGTTTTGGCTTTGACAACCCTTGACAAGTGTAACCATAGCCAGGAGAAAAAAAAGTATAAGGGAAAAGGGAAATCTACTAAGA is drawn from Nicotiana tabacum cultivar K326 chromosome 22, ASM71507v2, whole genome shotgun sequence and contains these coding sequences:
- the LOC107784973 gene encoding uncharacterized protein LOC107784973 isoform X1, producing the protein MSSSENVFAEVIEVAKFIDEFRGHYFALPSYQEKIDLLKDQIEHALEKLDAIPIEKRESQDEAAMYLYLRGKLLDVSPAYNQEAERLLTDAVKLNSSVVDAWICLGTCVWKRGDLDKAKSCFNSGLEQDPNNKQLLLQLSVLERRQCIGATEVENPVEIINDCIKHVKEAIALDIQDGISWYILGNSCLTAYFVTGCWDINMLLQSLKAYKNALKDERMKISSHMCYNCAMTYKYFEDYETSLSGFEAAELLDPDLNGLEQAFNLYEILEGINSFLQELNGSPTSSLPTVESLASSLASVDLNPTYEKATVNRLIEGSNLSKAVTGKVLFSVKNPSEIPIYYVVCDSDRTCFVITVYGVRSTAIKEEDQVTLLDPFYHIFDFESRGKHYQFKSLRMDFLEQLRVNGEIVSPEHVIHRSMYPQLKEA
- the LOC107784973 gene encoding uncharacterized protein LOC107784973 isoform X2; this translates as MSSSENVFAEVIEVAKFIDEFRGHYFALPSYQEKIDLLKDQIEHALEKLDAIPIEKRESQDEAAMYLYLRGKLLDVSPAYNQEAERLLTDAVKLNSSVVDAWICLGTCVWKRGDLDKAKSCFNSGLEQDPNNKQLLLQLSVLERRQCIGATEVENPVEIINDCIKHVKEAIALDIQDGISWYILGNSCLTAYFVTGCWDINMLLQSLKAYKNALKDERMKISSHMCYNCAMTYKYFEDYETSLSGFEAAELLDPDLNGLEQAFNLYEILEGINSFLQELNGSPTSSLPTVESLASSLASVDLNPTYEKATVNRLIEGSNLSKAVTGKVLFSVKNPSEIPIYYVVCDSDRTCFVITVYGVRSTAIKEEDQVTLLDPFYHIFDFESRGKIVATTMMLPRFPPIENLKEVIGTSLCPFFTAIDC